The following are from one region of the Leptospiraceae bacterium genome:
- a CDS encoding tetratricopeptide repeat protein, translating to MKLFLVFFLTIYFSIGVYADNLEPIRKLREAGRFDEAIETLMNSNYTSDIESEMLLAKLYLDKNAYEDAVRVYTRICNVLNTHDCFNELAITYLSMGNYQQAIDEFEKSIYLNRKSAMVYSNLAQAYLIVKKYDKAEEAHKMALKLSSENPIVKVNYGVFLIKTKKYAEAKGILKDVLRENTSMFVAELYLGIAHYMKEEYNSALIHLNRGLLINPESYDLHYHRAIVYYKKGDYINAFLDLKMADKISPDNPKTGELKKLVRQDSKL from the coding sequence ATGAAATTATTTTTAGTATTTTTCCTTACAATCTACTTTTCTATTGGGGTATACGCGGATAATCTAGAACCGATTCGCAAACTAAGAGAGGCAGGTCGTTTTGATGAAGCAATTGAGACTCTGATGAATTCGAATTATACAAGTGATATTGAATCAGAAATGCTTCTCGCAAAATTATACTTAGATAAAAATGCATACGAAGATGCAGTGCGTGTTTATACTCGCATTTGCAATGTGCTGAATACTCACGATTGTTTCAATGAACTTGCAATTACTTATCTCTCTATGGGAAATTACCAACAAGCAATTGATGAATTTGAAAAATCTATTTACTTAAACCGTAAGTCCGCAATGGTTTATTCCAATTTGGCGCAAGCTTACTTAATTGTAAAAAAATACGATAAAGCAGAAGAGGCTCATAAAATGGCACTCAAACTTTCTTCTGAAAATCCAATTGTAAAAGTAAACTACGGAGTCTTCTTGATTAAAACAAAAAAATATGCAGAGGCGAAAGGAATTTTAAAAGATGTTCTGAGAGAGAATACTTCTATGTTTGTCGCTGAATTGTATCTTGGAATTGCACACTATATGAAAGAAGAATACAATTCTGCACTTATTCACCTCAATCGTGGATTATTGATCAATCCAGAATCCTATGATTTGCATTACCACAGGGCGATTGTCTATTATAAGAAAGGTGATTATATCAATGCATTTCTTGATTTAAAAATGGCGGACAAGATTTCTCCTGATAATCCTAAAACCGGGGAACTAAAAAAACTAGTAAGGCAGGATTCAAAGCTATGA
- a CDS encoding DinB family protein, with the protein MLQLENKNPYSKSEILASMDDINQKVKSFYREISPELFFHDGLGGWSPAQNLSHLGDIAKGGVLLLQLPKFLFLIFGKRESQRDFKTLQTDYIGSDKSIYLGPLVPASIPPKDYKKQIADLMTKWDKVCTELKEVVQSIPEEDYDKYSMPHPTMGMLSLREVLYLIIIHPIHHSYKVEQKISARKG; encoded by the coding sequence ATGTTACAATTAGAAAATAAAAATCCTTATAGCAAGTCGGAGATACTTGCTTCGATGGATGATATCAATCAAAAGGTAAAATCTTTTTATAGAGAGATTAGCCCGGAACTTTTTTTTCATGATGGATTGGGTGGTTGGTCGCCTGCTCAGAATTTGTCTCATCTAGGAGACATTGCAAAAGGAGGAGTGCTTTTACTTCAATTGCCTAAATTTCTTTTTTTAATCTTTGGTAAAAGAGAATCACAGAGAGATTTTAAAACTCTACAAACTGATTATATTGGAAGTGATAAATCCATTTATCTAGGTCCCTTAGTGCCTGCCTCCATACCACCAAAGGATTATAAAAAGCAAATCGCGGACTTAATGACAAAATGGGATAAGGTTTGCACGGAACTAAAAGAAGTAGTGCAAAGTATTCCAGAAGAGGATTATGATAAGTATTCTATGCCTCATCCCACAATGGGAATGCTTTCGCTTAGAGAAGTCTTGTATCTAATCATCATTCACCCCATTCATCATAGCTATAAAGTAGAACAAAAAATATCTGCCCGTAAAGGTTAG
- a CDS encoding FecR domain-containing protein codes for MKHIYTIIILTIAMGVATCNKPKETATKGNLIFVIGKVEITNQSGTVAAKKDSPIGEGDTIKTGEKSVAIIQFENDSASVEIQENAEFSINKFNEKEQELASTKGNFWIKAKKRNKDSNFNVVMPTSVAGIRGTSFYSFEVKEEGIHGICHCQGAVDFQDKVTNYHGSHNTDYSVLTKDGKTITMTPEDFKAAGVKFDSIEHKHSVIDNSPLGKKGSLTDEQHMKLRKIALKKFAEL; via the coding sequence ATGAAACATATTTATACAATCATCATCTTAACAATTGCAATGGGAGTAGCTACTTGCAATAAGCCAAAAGAAACTGCAACCAAAGGAAATCTTATCTTTGTCATTGGCAAGGTAGAAATCACAAACCAATCAGGCACTGTTGCGGCTAAGAAGGATTCTCCTATTGGAGAAGGCGATACGATTAAGACAGGCGAAAAGTCAGTAGCTATTATTCAGTTCGAAAACGATTCCGCGTCTGTTGAGATTCAAGAGAATGCTGAATTTAGCATTAACAAATTCAACGAGAAAGAGCAAGAGCTAGCCTCCACCAAAGGCAACTTCTGGATTAAAGCTAAAAAGCGAAACAAAGATTCCAATTTCAATGTTGTAATGCCTACTTCCGTAGCCGGTATCCGCGGAACTAGTTTCTACTCCTTCGAAGTTAAGGAAGAGGGAATACACGGTATTTGCCACTGTCAGGGAGCCGTTGACTTTCAGGACAAAGTCACAAACTACCATGGAAGTCATAACACCGACTACTCAGTATTAACCAAAGATGGAAAGACAATCACAATGACACCCGAAGACTTTAAAGCTGCCGGTGTAAAGTTTGATTCTATTGAGCATAAGCACAGCGTAATAGACAACAGCCCTCTCGGAAAAAAGGGAAGCCTCACCGACGAACAACATATGAAACTTAGAAAAATCGCTTTAAAGAAATTCGCAGAGCTTTAA